One genomic segment of Helicobacter enhydrae includes these proteins:
- a CDS encoding acylneuraminate cytidylyltransferase family protein, with amino-acid sequence MKVLALIPARSGSKGIKDKNITSFQGMPLMAHTIQSAIESGVCDEVFVCTDSQYYADIAKDYGASVPFLRSQESATDESRSIDCVLESLQRYKEMGKEFDVLVLLQPTSPLRNARHIQEAYRLFEQEGFRSLASVCRVREHPLFMRTLQNHRLEALLDMPSSVRRQDLQEVYRINGAIYINLVSMMTLQTSFNDNQIGYVMQEAESLDIDSEQDLMWGALCVTSQKQSGKM; translated from the coding sequence ATGAAAGTGTTGGCACTTATTCCTGCACGCAGTGGCAGTAAGGGAATCAAAGACAAAAACATCACATCATTTCAAGGAATGCCTTTGATGGCACATACGATTCAAAGTGCGATAGAGAGTGGGGTTTGTGATGAAGTGTTTGTATGCACGGATAGTCAATATTATGCTGATATTGCTAAGGATTATGGAGCGAGCGTGCCGTTTTTGAGAAGTCAAGAGAGTGCTACAGATGAGAGTAGAAGCATTGATTGTGTTTTGGAGTCGTTGCAACGCTACAAAGAAATGGGCAAAGAGTTTGATGTGCTTGTGTTGCTCCAACCCACCTCTCCATTACGCAACGCTAGACATATTCAGGAGGCATATAGGCTTTTTGAGCAAGAGGGCTTTAGGAGTTTGGCGAGTGTGTGTAGAGTGAGAGAGCACCCATTGTTTATGAGAACATTGCAAAATCATCGTTTGGAAGCTTTGCTAGATATGCCTAGCTCTGTGCGACGCCAAGATTTGCAAGAGGTTTATCGAATCAATGGAGCGATTTATATAAATCTTGTATCAATGATGACTTTGCAGACAAGTTTCAATGACAATCAAATCGGCTATGTGATGCAAGAAGCAGAGAGTTTGGATATTGATTCAGAGCAAGATTTGATGTGGGGTGCATTGTGTGTGACATCTCAGAAACAATCAGGAAAAATGTGA